The following coding sequences lie in one Montipora foliosa isolate CH-2021 chromosome 11, ASM3666993v2, whole genome shotgun sequence genomic window:
- the LOC137974750 gene encoding SREBP regulating gene protein-like, whose amino-acid sequence MSVVFIRRWLVAFFVAIGIIIVLAISLRKSYQESDVLEVGPVAEFQWIDIENLTEFRACRNSIQGALLIVDERGFVCQRKDLSASGCCHSTGESTHRYKCIDCLSNNCCSIYEHCVSCCLNPKNRKLLEQLLSLDSLTVPNVISKSVSDQFELCLVKCRTSSKSVWHENSYKDKTFKHCFGLNGPDFASI is encoded by the exons ATGAGTGTTGTGTTTATTCGCCGATGGCTCGTGGCTTTTTTCGTAGCCATAGGAATCATAATTGTCTTAGCAATTTCCTTAAGAAAG TCTTATCAAGAGTCTGACGTGTTGGAAGTTGGACCAGTCGCTGAATTTCAGTGGATTGATATCGAAAACTTGACAGAGTTTAGAGCCTGCAGAAATTCCATTCAAGGTGCATTACTAATTGTTGATGAAAGAG GATTTGTTTGCCAGCGGAAGGATTTGTCTGCCAGTGGATGCTGTCATAGCACTGGTGAAAGTACACATCGCTACAAGTGCATAGACTGTCTCAGCAACAACTGCTGCAGCATCTATGAGCATTGCGTGTCCTGCTGCCTGAACCCTAAGAAT AGAAAATTGCTGGAGCAGTTGTTAAGCCTTGATTCTTTGACAGTACCTAATGTGATATCTAAGTCAGTCAGCGATCAGTTTGAGCTATGCCTGGTGAAATGCCGAACCTCATCAAAG AGCGTCTGGCATGAGAATTCTTACAAAGATAAAACATTTAAACACTGCTTTGGTTTAAATGGACCAGACTTTGCATCCATCTAA